tccccggttttctttcacctatcaaccttgctaggttactcacttcttgttccagattttgaattgaagcttgttgatttctaaatgcttgcgcattttgttcattcgtttgtttctgagatgtgaaaaatttagtttgagattcaactagcttcgacatcatatcttctaaatttggctttttatcatcggtttgtggtagtttatttggaaaaataggtctttgctgattgtaagtattgttagatacttgttgattgttaggaccttgttggttgttgtatggaacatttcgattataattatgattttgattgtagtttggtcttggctgttgataattatttccaggcctttggttcatgtatgaaacattctctctttgttccattgtttgttcaatactgagacaatcttttgtcaaatgtggtcctccacactgctcacaactaattcgtattgcgtgaatatctttagtcatcttttccattcgtctctcgaaagcatcaaactttgcagaaatggaattgaagtcatggctagaatcggctctagccgctttagatgaacgaagaatatctttttcctggtgccactcatgtgagtgggaggctgttatatcaataattttgtgagcttcagttgcggttttcttcataatggaaccaccagctgctgtgtcgatgtcttttcgtatagcaacatcgcatccttggtagaatatttgcactatttgataagtgtctaaaccatgttgaggacatcctctcaacaacttcccGAATCTTgtacatgcttcatatagagtttcatttggcttttgtgtgaacgtaacaatttctccttgaagtctcacggctttagatgctggaaagaatcttttaagaaatttctcaactaaaacatcccatgtatcaatcgctccttcaggtaacgattctaaccaatctttggcttctccctttaaagtccagggaaataacatgagatagatctgttcatcctcaacttctctgattttgaatagagtacagatcctattaaaggttcgaagatgttcatttggatcttcttttggcgtaccactaaattggcattgattagttaccatgtgtaggatttgtcctttgatttcataatctggcgcattaatgtctggttgagtaatggcatgaccttggccagtgcgtgtggctctcattcgatcttccatactgaGAGGtttctgattttccatgattgaatttgttgaatctgaatcactagaggattctgatttaacggttatttctcgacaatctctggttgagtgATTGGttgttccggaggaatgattagtggttcaggatctctgaattgtccttgaatatcctccgggttctcaattgtgagttcgggttcaaaaaatggattatcagaaatttgaattggagtacttggtcgactagatgatgattctaaagaaaaatcaatggcgacaatattggatagatgtcttgatcgagttacaggtggtgaacgtatgaaaggtggtgaacgttttgctcggtgcattcactgaatatcctattagttataaagataaaaattattaaagttatcaaattaatagacttttctgattttgcccacgtttcgaatagccgatagatgcagtaggtagccaggaccctttaaatcggaagcccacaactcgccactaacaaattcaactattactacgaaccagaaaattttggatgtctattaatttaaccgcttaaaataatttttcattgaaatttaaagaaaactttgaaaattctatgtcctaaaaactagagcgtagaaatgaaaaagaaaaaaaagagcgcgtcgagaaataagcgtcgaaaaacaaacgtcgaaaaacaaacagtcgaaaaataaaaataagaaagtaaagcatcgaaacttaaaagtctaaaaactaaaaattaaaacttgcgtctaaaggtattaaagcttaaaggaattctatatccaaaatggcaataacttaaaaggcactaaaatttatttaaaactaaagcgataagcgacgtcgtaaaattctaaagagcctaaatcttaatctaaagaaaaagtacttaagggattttacggcaaagcctaaaaatctagaaatataaagactactgcaaaaactaagtttaaaactagttacgaacgataaattacaaattacgaattaaaagattaaaatatacaatttataaaaagagaaaaaatatatgataaaattacttatttttttaaaaatattatttttatattattattttataaaaggattaattttataattaataaaactaattataacaaattataactaaactaaactaaatatattaaattaaaaccctaattaactaattaattaaaaataattattattaaccctaaccctaatccgtACGTCCAAGGTTTCAGGCGTGTCAGTCTAGTCCATGCGGTCGCATAGGGTTAAAGGGTcaatctcatgcggtcgcatggggttcAGGTTCAGTTCACATGCAGGTTCAAAATCGATAGGTtcaacgtgtttttttttttttttaatgtttacaaaattaaatataagtaatatttattaaaataaacttatatttttaagaactaaaaaaatacttttatactttatataaaaaaatatattttctttttatttaaacacttaaatagatatatatatacttttttttatatttttgtttttaatatttaaaacttatataaatatatttttacaaaaatagcttagaaactatatatatatatatatatatatatatatatatatatatatatatatatatatatatatatatatatatatatatatatatatatagtgttcgctttcgggtccccggcagcggcgctaaaaatacttgatgtgtgcgaggtgtagtacgaaatagattatattttactacgaaatactattaaatacgctacaattttacacaagttatttatttatttatttatttattgaatgaatatacctaaaccttgctataacacttatatgcagtgtacctaatcgtagagtagtgtagtttttagtaagtccggttcgtttcacagggatctAGCTgagtttaactatatatatatatatatatatataaaattagtattattattataaaagggggggttttaccgtttaatgaccggtttgtcgattttaagtcctaatgcaaaataataacttaatttaaagcgtaaagtaaatgacgataaataaaaatgagataaaataaaagtacgataattaaaagtgcaataacataaaagtacgataaataaaatgacgataaataaaagtgcgatgagatataaaataagggaattatgcttatttaaacttccgtaatcatgatgtttgacgtgttgattttaatttattaccatgggttaattgtcctttgtcctggattattcgatatgtccatctggtttttgtccataatattccatcggtcataaatataaaatgcgagtgtcctcgtcaaattacccttatacccgaagtcaaatattccaactaattgcggacttaaactgtaacaaggttttaatacttttattaacaattacaccaattttcctagtatgtaattcacccctgttttaatgagtccattgactattaatccatccccgtgtccggtcaaatgaacgattattagtacttataaatatcccgcccatcgtatccgatcgagtgtatgtggttatttataaatacatcaaattgtaaatctctatattaaattaacgaactatcattcagttaaacaaatataatgcccattaatagcccatagtccaatttccacaagtgtcggtcttttgtccaaaccccaattatggtccaaagcccaataaccctgtctttaatatttagtccaacatcacgattacttcggcttaattaaacataataataacttagctacgagacattaatttaaaatgttgaacataacttacaatgagtattaatcgcgtagtgttacacggacagagtttcgacttacaagctTAAAACATTctctactataaccttattattattaacttaatattataattataattaaaatataaatataaatatatattgagagagtgagagagatcAGTGAATAAGGTGTGTTCCTCTCGTCCAAATTCGAttgctatttatagatgtggccagactttagggctcatgcgatcgcatgggcttcctttgtatctgccatgcgattgcatggacagGCTGTCCAGACTCAATCAttgatttaaaacgtgggctgctcgatttatttaatatataatataatatatataatttaatataattatatatatattatattatattcttgtgcatagttgacttgtaattttaggtccgttgagtcgcgcgttgatagttggttcatgtctcggttccggattttcgaacgtcctttcatacgatttaatatcttgtactttgcgttttgcgacttgtacttttgtaatctttagacgtttctcatcaataaattgaaccacttggattgtatttgtactttttagctttttggtcgtttgcgtcttcaaattgtcgaatctgtcttttgtcttcaccttttattatttaaacgaatattacttgaaaatagaacaattgcaactaaaagcttgtctttcttgaaggataatgctatgaaatatgtgttcgtttttagcattatcagtagtgtTTAGTCATGGGTTTAATCCTGTGAAAGAagcgctgatgtggcgctgatgaaGCAGCTAGTTCTGGAAAGGAAGTGATGTCACCATTGGAAACACTCTGGGATCACTCTAATAAACAATAGTAAATAACTGTTTGAAAATTGTAACTTTGCAACAGGTTTGAAGCTGTGATGGTACCGAGCAGAGGGCAAGCTGCAACTGTATGGCTGTATCAGCAGGTTGAGCAAATGAAATAGGAGTTGCAGTTGAGCGAGAAAGGCATGGTTAACGTGAAAGGCATCTTCGAGAGATAATATACATGAATTCTCGGTATATTTACTAGTTATTATGCATCTACATTCTTTTGTAATCTTACATATATTGATAAAAGATTAATGCATTACTCATACTCATAAAGGTAAAAACGGTAAAAGGTAGAAAGCTTTACACTCTTTCATACTTACAGGAAGAAACATCTGGAAGAGAATTCACCTTAAATAAGTATCGAAAAATGACTTTCTTATCGGCCGCTTTCATATTTCATCAAGGTAGTTTGCTCAGTGCTTTTCGCACTAAGAAAATACAGATTGAAAAGTTGAAACTTTTAGAAAGGACACTCACTTTATCAAAATATCATAAGATAAGAAAGACTCGCGCTGCAAAAAAGGAGCAGAATCGAACTAGCAAAATTCTTGAGTTTGGGTGTTCATTTGAAATTGTATCGGATTATTAAAACATAAAGTTGTAGCTAGTGGTTTTTAACATTTAACATGAAAAATGATTTAGCTTGAACTTTCTATTTAGGGCTCAATTATTCAATCTAAGAATACAGATATCACACAAGATCTCACAATGCTGATTATGAAGCAAAAACATTTATTCAATAGCCAACATTCTTTACTATTGAATATCACATAAGCTCATCAAACACTTATTCAACATGATGGATCTTACATTCTTACAAATCATGTCAATAACTTAATATCATCAACATTTCAAGTGAAGCAATGAATCTTATTATCGCCAATATCAGAAACAAGAGATGAAATCTCCAACGTCACAAAAACATATAAATAACTTAACATGCCCAAATGTGTATGCGGCTATTTAGAAACATCCTAAACGTCGCAAAACGTTTCACGAATTTTCAAACGACCCTCATCCTACAAGCAACTTGTTGTCCTCTAAAAAGCTGTAAGTCGGCACCTCCAGATTATACGGTGCGGGACCCTTACGGATCCTACCAGATATGTCATAATGGGACCCATGACACGGGCAAAACCATCCACCAAAATCACCAGCGTTTGGTAACGGGATGCAACCAAGATGAGTGCAGACACCAACCACAACAAGCCATTCAGGGTTCTTAACCCTAGCCGCATCCTCTTGTGGGTCCCGAAGAGTTGAAATATCAACACTGTTGGCCAGTTTCACGTCATCGTCTGTTCGGCGCCTGATGAAAACGGGCTTTCCACGCCACTTAACGGTTACAGTGGTTCCGGGTTCGATGCTGGAAAGGTCAACTTCAAGAGATGCGAGTGCGAGGACGTCTTTACTGGCAGACATACTGAGGACGAATTTGAGGACCAGGAGACGAATTAAGGAAGCGTAAACGAACCTGCCACCTGTCAAGACGAAATATGCGAATGCTCGTTTGCTTGGATCACCAGGTGGGTAACGCTCGTGATTATGCTCATCGTATACTATCTTAGAAGTAGGGTTGGCGATGGCCGCTACAGTTGGGGGAATTTTGTCCTCAAAGGTTGGGGTTATTGAGCTGGAAGCAAACCCTGCAAAAACAGCAATAAAATTAAAGAGTATAATAACTGCAATACTAGACCCAATTACATTTCTTGGGGTTTGTTGGATCTTTGTAGGTTTTATTTCATCGTTTGATAACAGGTTCCTTGTTTCTTAATAAAGTTTCGtttttttgacaaaaaataaaaaattcttgATACCAAGCAAGATGAATGCTACGTTTATTGATACCGTGCAGATTGACCTGAATGGTAAcccattctttataacaagaatatAACGAACTGACAACTTGAGAGAAATTTGAATGAGAAGGTGCATCATGCATATAGTTGGTATTGTGTATAAACAGGGAATTCTGGTTATGTTCAAACTCTAAAAAGTCAAACAAAAAGTATAGCTATAAAATGATGGGTCCAACAAGTAAAAAGTCgcctaaagtttttttttttttaatgataaaaccTCCTTTATCATTTCCTAGAAAACTAGATGCACTgtcatagatataattatataaacaGAAAGTGTTTCGGGTCAACCTGACCGGGCATTTTGACACACAACTAGCATTATTCGATTGAGTCCAAACCAATTTTAGCCAATTTGGTGTGTTACCCAACCCAAATTAGAACAGATCTTATAGTGTGCCACCCTTCAGTTACATGTAACTAAAGCAATTGAAAACAATTATGTTTACTTCTGAACACGGAAGCATGAACCGGAGTCGCATAAGAAACATTATTCAAACAAGAGCCCATTCCAACTACAGTTTTACCTTTAAGCATTATTAACAAACACTACGTGTGTTAAACCATCTCCTAGCTTAAAATGCATTATACCTAAGTTGTGTAGTTTTTATGTTAGAAGAATCATTTATTCCTTTACAATGTGACTAACAAAGTTTAGAACCATCTACGGAACAAAATCCGCTTCACAATTTTCTCTATAGAAACAGGTTCTAAGTTTAATAAATTTACATGTTATAAGATGCTTCAAAATTTTTATTCATATTCAAAAGTTGAAAAGTAATCATTTTGGTTGGTTAGCATCCAATCGTGTGCAACTTTGTCCAAAATAATTGTTTTAAGTAGGTACATAA
This window of the Rutidosis leptorrhynchoides isolate AG116_Rl617_1_P2 chromosome 7, CSIRO_AGI_Rlap_v1, whole genome shotgun sequence genome carries:
- the LOC139857121 gene encoding cytochrome b-c1 complex subunit Rieske-4, mitochondrial-like; the encoded protein is MLRAGSKRLAASLASPFRNTNSASSSLSIISLNTQIDDVTSEPKDPRFNPGSSLFSHHLHFMSRGFASSSITPTFEDKIPPTVAAIANPTSKIVYDEHNHERYPPGDPSKRAFAYFVLTGGRFVYASLIRLLVLKFVLSMSASKDVLALASLEVDLSSIEPGTTVTVKWRGKPVFIRRRTDDDVKLANSVDISTLRDPQEDAARVKNPEWLVVVGVCTHLGCIPLPNAGDFGGWFCPCHGSHYDISGRIRKGPAPYNLEVPTYSFLEDNKLLVG